The genomic region CGATTTCCCAAAATACGGGGGGATGAAAACGGCGAAGGGTTGCAAAAATTCGATACGGTTCAAACTCTGTTTTAAGCTTGAGAACGGCGACTGCGGCTAGGAAAGCAGCCCAGAAAGAAAAGGTACTCGCCCAGCCAATTCCGGCTAGCCCGAGTTCGGGAAATCCGAATTTCCCAAACATTAAAACGTAGTTGCCAATTACATTAATGGGTACGCTACCGATGACGATCGCCAGAATCATATTGGGGCGATGAATGGCGGAATAAATATTGCGTAAAACAATAAATCCGATCGCGCCGGGAAAGCCCCAGACGATCGCGCGCAAATAGGTTTGAGCAATGGCTACAGTCTCGGGATTTTGACCGAAGTGAACGGCGATCGCGGCAAAGTTCCAAATGACGATCGCGATCGGGATCGAAACCCCCATTCCCAGCCACAATCCTTGTTCGGCAATTCGGCCAATTTTCTTGTATTCTTTGGCTCCATAGGCTACAGCAGCCATTGCCCCGACGGAGGATAACAGCCCGGTTCCAATTAAAAAAAGGGTGCTAAAAGAAATTGAACCTAATGCCCCAGCCGCCAAGCGTTCGCTACCCAACCATCCCATCACGATCGTATCGACAAAATTGGTCGAGGCTTGAGCGAGTTGGGCAGCCGCTAAGGGAATTGATAATTGGAGGCAGGCTTTAATTTCCGATAATATCGGTGATTTGACTGCGATTCTTTCCATCAGATTTTGATTCCCTGAATTGTCCGATCGCCAAGTTATCAGATCGATATTGTTTGGATTTTAGGGTAAGGTTAAATTGCTCTTAAATCGATCTTGAACTCGTCACGGCGATCGCTCGAAATGCTATTTTAACTTTGAAATTTTACGATTCACCTCACCCGATGGGGGGATCTAATGGGGTGAAAGGATGTCAATTCTAGGGAAT from Oxynema aestuarii AP17 harbors:
- a CDS encoding MATE family efflux transporter — its product is MERIAVKSPILSEIKACLQLSIPLAAAQLAQASTNFVDTIVMGWLGSERLAAGALGSISFSTLFLIGTGLLSSVGAMAAVAYGAKEYKKIGRIAEQGLWLGMGVSIPIAIVIWNFAAIAVHFGQNPETVAIAQTYLRAIVWGFPGAIGFIVLRNIYSAIHRPNMILAIVIGSVPINVIGNYVLMFGKFGFPELGLAGIGWASTFSFWAAFLAAVAVLKLKTEFEPYRIFATLRRFHPPVFWEIVQIGWPSGILLAIEAGLFTVTTYLMGYLGTVPLAAHYVALQTASITFMVPVGISYATTMRVGHELGRKDRQGSKRAGSVGMGIGGLFMAVMAVCVWQFPRSIVGVYLDLNNPENSAVVELAISLLGIAAFFQIFDGVQVIAAGALRGLKDTRIPMAIGLFSYWGVGLVSAYWMAFKLGWGSLGLWWGWVLGLGVAALILPWRFYALISDKFEGETARSQGVLELKTGGDRTLEIE